One part of the Sulfolobus tengchongensis genome encodes these proteins:
- a CDS encoding U6 snRNA-associated Sm-like protein LSm6: MQAKVENPLKSLRTAVNRIVLVKLKDGSEYIGKLEQTDGTMNLVLRDCTEIREGTSEPVAKYGRVLIRGSNILFISVDYETVMNTEK, from the coding sequence GTGCAAGCAAAAGTAGAAAATCCGTTGAAGAGTCTAAGAACTGCAGTAAATAGGATAGTATTAGTAAAGCTTAAGGATGGTTCTGAGTATATAGGAAAGTTAGAGCAAACTGATGGTACAATGAATTTAGTATTAAGAGATTGTACTGAAATTAGGGAAGGTACTTCTGAGCCTGTAGCAAAATATGGTAGAGTTCTCATAAGAGGTAGTAATATATTATTTATCAGCGTAGACTACGAAACCGTAATGAACACTGAGAAATAA
- a CDS encoding ArsR/SmtB family transcription factor, whose product MDLIIDDPEKIYEISKALSTMTRINILQLISVYPMSVTELTEKLKMSKGNISSHIAELENLGLVDVEYQNGIKGIKKVIKAKYDRIIIILKPSSGLNES is encoded by the coding sequence ATGGATCTAATAATAGATGACCCAGAGAAAATTTATGAAATTTCTAAAGCCTTATCTACAATGACAAGAATAAATATATTACAATTAATCTCAGTTTATCCGATGAGTGTAACTGAACTCACTGAAAAACTTAAGATGAGTAAAGGAAACATAAGCTCACATATAGCAGAACTTGAAAATTTAGGTTTAGTCGATGTTGAATATCAAAATGGAATAAAAGGGATTAAAAAAGTAATAAAAGCAAAATATGATAGAATAATAATAATCCTAAAGCCCAGCAGCGGCCTTAATGAATCCTAA
- a CDS encoding CTP synthase — translation MSTKYIIVTGGVLSSVGKGTLVASIGMLLKKRGYNVTAVKIDPYINVDAGTMNPYMHGEVYVTDDGAETDLDLGHYERFMDINMTRYNNITAGKVYFEVIKKEREGKYLGQTVQIIPHVTDQIKDMIRHAAKINNAEITLVEIGGTVGDIESLPFLEAVRQLKLEEEDNVVFVHIALVEYLSVTGELKTKPLQHSVQELRRIGIQPDFIVGRATLALDEETKRKIALFTNVKVDHIVSSYDVDTPYEVPIVLEKQGLVTKILNKLKLEDRPIDLSDWINFVNNVKGINSKKTVNIALVGKYTKLKDSYISIKEALYHASAYLGVKPNLIWIESSDLEKDSNNLDEILGKADGIIVLPGFGSRGAEGKIKAIKYAREHNIPFLGICFGFQLSVVEFARNVLGLVDANSTEINPNTKDPVITLLDEQKNVTQLGGTMRLGAQRIILKEGTFAYKLYGRKIVYERHRHRYEVNPKYVDMLQEAGLVVSGVSDNGLVEIIELPKHRFFVATQAHPEFKSRPNNPSPIYLGFIKAAAGL, via the coding sequence GTGTCTACTAAGTACATAATCGTCACAGGTGGGGTCCTATCAAGCGTTGGTAAAGGTACATTAGTAGCGTCGATTGGAATGTTGCTTAAAAAAAGAGGATATAATGTTACGGCTGTAAAAATAGATCCTTATATTAATGTAGATGCCGGTACAATGAATCCTTATATGCATGGAGAGGTTTACGTTACTGATGATGGTGCAGAGACTGATTTAGATTTAGGTCATTATGAAAGATTTATGGATATTAACATGACTAGATATAATAATATAACTGCTGGTAAGGTATATTTTGAGGTCATAAAGAAAGAACGAGAGGGAAAATACTTAGGTCAAACTGTTCAAATTATCCCTCACGTCACAGATCAGATAAAAGATATGATAAGGCATGCCGCAAAGATAAATAACGCTGAGATTACACTAGTCGAAATAGGCGGAACAGTTGGGGATATAGAAAGTCTTCCATTCCTTGAAGCAGTAAGGCAACTTAAATTAGAAGAGGAGGATAATGTGGTTTTCGTTCATATAGCTCTAGTAGAATATTTATCTGTAACTGGAGAATTGAAAACTAAACCACTGCAACATAGTGTACAAGAATTGAGGAGAATTGGTATACAACCAGATTTCATAGTAGGTAGAGCCACTTTAGCTTTAGATGAAGAGACTAAACGTAAAATAGCTTTATTTACAAATGTTAAGGTAGATCATATAGTTTCCAGCTATGATGTGGATACACCATATGAAGTACCTATAGTTCTTGAGAAACAAGGACTAGTTACTAAGATACTTAATAAATTAAAATTAGAGGATCGTCCTATAGATCTTTCTGATTGGATAAATTTTGTTAACAATGTGAAAGGAATTAATAGCAAAAAAACTGTGAATATCGCATTAGTAGGAAAATATACCAAACTAAAAGATAGTTACATTAGTATTAAAGAGGCACTTTATCATGCTTCAGCGTATTTGGGAGTTAAACCTAATCTAATATGGATTGAATCATCTGATCTAGAGAAAGATTCTAATAATTTAGATGAGATTCTAGGAAAAGCGGATGGTATTATAGTCTTACCAGGGTTTGGAAGCAGAGGTGCTGAAGGTAAGATCAAAGCTATAAAGTATGCTAGGGAGCATAATATACCATTTTTAGGCATATGCTTCGGTTTTCAATTATCAGTTGTGGAGTTTGCGAGAAATGTATTAGGCTTAGTTGATGCAAATTCTACTGAAATAAATCCCAATACGAAAGACCCAGTAATTACTTTACTAGACGAACAGAAAAATGTGACTCAGCTTGGAGGGACGATGAGATTAGGTGCACAGAGAATTATATTAAAAGAAGGGACGTTTGCATATAAATTATATGGAAGGAAAATTGTATATGAGAGACATAGGCATAGATATGAAGTTAATCCTAAATATGTAGATATGTTGCAAGAGGCTGGCTTAGTTGTTTCCGGAGTTAGTGATAATGGATTAGTAGAAATTATAGAGTTACCAAAGCACAGGTTTTTTGTAGCTACTCAAGCTCATCCAGAGTTTAAGAGCAGACCAAATAATCCTTCCCCAATATACTTAGGATTCATTAAGGCCGCTGCTGGGCTTTAG
- a CDS encoding orotidine 5'-phosphate decarboxylase / HUMPS family protein, with translation MREVLLEKLHNGKFLQVALDFIDINAALKIVNEVKDLENEIIEIGTPLLKSTGIEGIRKIKLLLNTDKIIVADTKTADAGDVEVEIAKLGGANVMTVLGIMDDSTIYSAVRKAKEEDLLVQADLINVKNIYERAKELKQLGVDIIGLHIGLDVQKSRGITIADLKNEIKKVSELGLILSVAGGLNKDRIMELIELPINIYVVGSAITKSKEPRRTAEDIVNILKGGR, from the coding sequence ATGAGAGAGGTACTACTTGAAAAACTGCATAATGGAAAATTCTTGCAAGTGGCACTAGATTTTATAGATATTAATGCTGCATTAAAAATAGTAAATGAAGTAAAAGACCTAGAAAACGAAATAATTGAAATTGGGACACCTCTATTAAAATCAACTGGGATAGAAGGAATTAGGAAAATAAAATTATTGCTAAATACAGATAAAATTATTGTTGCAGATACAAAAACTGCTGATGCAGGGGATGTTGAGGTAGAAATAGCGAAATTAGGTGGTGCGAACGTAATGACAGTTCTAGGAATAATGGATGACTCTACTATTTACTCGGCAGTTAGAAAAGCTAAAGAAGAAGATCTACTTGTTCAAGCTGATCTTATTAACGTTAAAAACATCTACGAAAGAGCAAAAGAACTGAAACAACTGGGAGTTGATATCATAGGATTGCATATAGGTCTAGATGTACAAAAAAGCAGAGGCATAACTATAGCAGACCTAAAAAATGAGATAAAGAAAGTATCTGAATTAGGTTTAATATTATCAGTAGCTGGAGGATTAAATAAAGATAGAATAATGGAACTAATAGAACTACCAATAAATATATATGTGGTGGGCAGTGCGATAACTAAAAGTAAAGAACCAAGAAGAACTGCTGAAGATATAGTTAACATATTAAAGGGCGGAAGATAA
- a CDS encoding DUF2153 domain-containing protein, with the protein MESSFIGNLDEWIKLQKNLLSTLKDMEKKEPTESMDRLDLILASRTAFQHMMRTLKAFDQWLQDPMVIKHMPREMLEDVKNTSWQLLEKLLELDIRHTSQFREMISKMSKEGKLDPLIWTRPVAEEHQERERRGPLSTI; encoded by the coding sequence ATGGAAAGTTCATTTATAGGGAATTTAGATGAATGGATAAAGTTGCAGAAGAATTTGTTATCAACTCTAAAGGATATGGAGAAAAAAGAGCCAACAGAAAGTATGGATAGATTAGATTTAATATTAGCATCTAGAACTGCATTTCAGCATATGATGAGAACCTTAAAGGCCTTTGATCAATGGTTGCAAGATCCAATGGTTATAAAACATATGCCTAGGGAAATGTTAGAGGATGTGAAGAATACCAGTTGGCAACTACTAGAGAAGTTATTAGAGTTGGATATTAGACATACCAGCCAGTTCAGAGAAATGATTTCTAAAATGAGTAAAGAGGGTAAATTGGATCCATTAATATGGACTAGGCCAGTAGCTGAGGAGCATCAAGAAAGAGAGAGAAGAGGCCCATTATCTACAATATAA
- a CDS encoding Trm112 family protein, with protein sequence MKYRLMDLLACPMCKHFPLKLYVFSEKEVERELSSEDKKPLCELYCSFKSSYVKDLNSSPPCEDCIRHEIVDGLLFCESCNRWYPIIDEIPRMLPDKLRKEEEDVKFLEKYKERIPKTILSNGVPFRLK encoded by the coding sequence ATGAAATATAGATTAATGGATTTACTTGCATGTCCCATGTGTAAACATTTCCCACTTAAACTTTATGTCTTTTCAGAAAAGGAAGTAGAAAGAGAGCTAAGTTCAGAAGATAAAAAGCCTTTATGTGAACTGTACTGTTCATTTAAGTCTTCTTATGTTAAGGACTTAAATTCGTCACCTCCATGTGAGGATTGCATTAGGCATGAGATAGTTGATGGACTACTCTTTTGTGAGTCTTGTAATAGATGGTATCCAATAATTGACGAAATTCCAAGGATGTTACCAGATAAGTTAAGAAAAGAAGAAGAGGACGTAAAGTTTTTAGAAAAATATAAGGAGAGAATTCCGAAAACTATATTAAGTAACGGTGTTCCGTTCCGTTTAAAATGA
- the glmM gene encoding phosphoglucosamine mutase yields the protein MGKLFGTDGIRGITNSELQPEFALKIGKAIGSYFGRGARVLIGRDVRAGGDMLLKAVESGLLSSGVIVYEAGMAPTPAFQYAVKTMGYDGGVIITASHNPAEYNGIKVLSPYGIEISREDEDKIEEIYFNNRFNSVDWNELINDVKKEKRVIDVYVKGILSHVDVNKIRSKRYKVLIDPANSVGSLTTPIVARELGCKVLTINGNLDPLFSARTPEPTFDSLKETARVARELNVDLAVAHDGDADRAIFIDSAGRVQWGDRSGTLLSYWASVKAPNLPKRIFTAVSSSSLVEEYLKNFNIEVKWTKVGSVDIAHMLFKEGGVAGFEENGGFMYPPHQAVRDGAMSFALMLDMMASENETSASLFNRLPVYYLVKTKVKISENTNIQKIYNEVINKYGRYGNIITIDGIKIIGNDFWLLVRKSGTEPIIRILVEAKDENKSKELAQELEKLVSELV from the coding sequence ATGGGTAAGTTATTTGGAACAGATGGAATAAGGGGAATTACTAATAGTGAACTCCAACCCGAGTTTGCACTTAAAATAGGAAAGGCTATAGGTTCATATTTTGGCAGAGGTGCAAGGGTTTTAATAGGTAGGGATGTTAGAGCAGGTGGTGATATGTTACTTAAGGCTGTAGAGAGTGGGTTACTGAGTAGTGGCGTAATTGTTTATGAAGCAGGAATGGCTCCTACTCCTGCCTTTCAATATGCGGTAAAGACTATGGGATATGATGGTGGAGTTATCATAACTGCTAGTCATAACCCTGCTGAGTATAATGGTATTAAGGTCCTTTCTCCATATGGTATTGAAATATCTAGAGAAGATGAAGATAAGATTGAGGAGATTTATTTTAATAATAGGTTTAATTCTGTCGATTGGAATGAATTGATAAATGATGTTAAGAAGGAGAAAAGAGTTATAGATGTGTATGTAAAGGGTATTCTATCACACGTTGATGTGAATAAGATAAGAAGTAAAAGATATAAAGTGCTTATAGATCCTGCAAACAGCGTAGGTTCATTAACTACACCTATTGTTGCAAGAGAGCTGGGCTGTAAGGTTTTAACTATTAATGGAAATTTGGACCCATTATTTTCAGCTAGAACTCCAGAACCTACTTTTGATAGCCTTAAGGAAACTGCCCGTGTTGCAAGAGAATTAAATGTGGATTTAGCTGTAGCTCACGATGGTGATGCAGATAGAGCAATTTTCATAGATTCTGCTGGTAGAGTTCAATGGGGAGATAGAAGTGGTACACTACTCTCATACTGGGCTTCAGTAAAAGCTCCTAATTTACCTAAACGTATATTTACTGCAGTTTCCAGTTCTAGCCTTGTTGAGGAGTATTTAAAGAATTTTAATATAGAGGTAAAGTGGACCAAAGTGGGCAGTGTAGATATAGCACACATGCTATTTAAAGAAGGGGGAGTTGCTGGGTTTGAAGAGAATGGTGGCTTTATGTATCCTCCTCATCAAGCTGTAAGAGATGGGGCTATGTCTTTTGCTTTAATGTTAGATATGATGGCATCTGAAAATGAAACTTCAGCAAGTTTATTTAATAGACTTCCTGTGTATTATCTAGTAAAAACTAAAGTGAAAATCTCAGAAAATACTAATATTCAGAAAATTTATAATGAAGTAATTAATAAATACGGAAGATATGGAAACATAATAACGATAGATGGGATAAAAATAATTGGTAATGATTTTTGGCTTTTAGTGAGAAAAAGTGGAACAGAACCTATAATAAGGATACTAGTCGAAGCTAAAGATGAAAATAAATCCAAAGAATTAGCTCAAGAATTAGAGAAATTAGTGAGTGAATTAGTATGA
- a CDS encoding VapB-type antitoxin, which yields MGYVAKVDDRGRIKLPKKLANSSEVIIIDTGTFFIGIPIPKDPILATSNVTNIDVEVSQLKEAADKEAENDALENAKKKGFIEK from the coding sequence ATGGGATATGTAGCCAAAGTTGATGATAGAGGAAGAATAAAATTACCAAAAAAGCTAGCCAATTCTAGCGAAGTGATAATAATTGATACTGGAACTTTCTTTATTGGTATACCAATTCCAAAAGATCCAATTCTAGCTACATCTAATGTTACCAATATAGACGTTGAGGTCTCACAGTTAAAGGAAGCTGCGGATAAGGAAGCCGAAAATGATGCGTTAGAAAATGCTAAGAAGAAGGGATTTATAGAAAAGTGA
- a CDS encoding VapC toxin family PIN domain ribonuclease has protein sequence MLLESDLLIAHLKTKDKLKDIADKLLLKIAKGELTVIVNREIIHEIYYVLRNLNFSIQDILIKIGALKSIPNIEWIPTTIDTDLLAMALMSQYGIASIFDAYNIATCLLYDKDRTIISTNHIYDRINSIKRIDPRDLI, from the coding sequence ATGTTACTCGAAAGTGATCTCTTAATAGCTCATCTGAAAACTAAAGATAAGCTAAAAGATATTGCAGACAAACTTCTATTAAAAATTGCTAAAGGTGAACTTACTGTTATCGTAAATAGGGAAATAATTCATGAAATATATTATGTTCTACGCAATTTGAATTTTTCTATACAAGATATACTAATTAAGATAGGTGCTTTAAAAAGTATCCCTAACATTGAATGGATCCCAACTACTATAGACACTGATCTCTTAGCTATGGCTTTGATGAGTCAATATGGAATAGCTTCCATTTTTGATGCATACAATATAGCCACTTGTTTGCTTTACGATAAAGATAGAACTATTATTTCAACAAACCATATATATGATAGGATAAACAGTATAAAGAGAATAGATCCTAGAGACCTTATATAA
- the coaBC gene encoding bifunctional phosphopantothenoylcysteine decarboxylase/phosphopantothenate--cysteine ligase CoaBC, with protein sequence MHTYMVHPSKKIIGSISKELSGKRILLAVTGSVAIYKSLDLARNLMRFGAEVNVMMSKDASKLISPEMFKWATGNDVNVRLTGDLEHVTLAEDNDVMIISPSTANTIVKIAYGIADTPITVTALNFIGMKKSLIVVPSMHLQMYISPQVVSAIDRLKGMGVEIIEPDIVGDIAHYPELEYLTYRITSYILRGRDLAGLNILVTAGPTREYLDTVRFISNPSSGTMGISIANEAYFRGANVKLVSGPISSRLRPYVKDISHVESTEEMLNEVTKNLEKAKYDAVILAGAPADYKFSTKSNTKIDSHTEIPKVELERTPKISEHIKKYGVFLVGFSAETVNSDEELIEKAKIKMKRHGFDLIVANNVRRKDIGFSSDYNEVIVIDKIGNVRKIEKNFKTVVARRILDIVREELRR encoded by the coding sequence ATGCACACATACATGGTGCATCCTTCAAAGAAAATAATTGGGAGTATCAGTAAGGAATTGTCTGGAAAGAGAATATTATTAGCAGTAACTGGAAGTGTTGCAATTTATAAGTCTTTAGATTTAGCTAGAAACTTAATGAGATTTGGGGCAGAAGTAAATGTTATGATGAGTAAGGATGCCTCAAAGCTGATTTCTCCAGAGATGTTTAAATGGGCAACGGGAAATGATGTGAATGTTAGACTTACAGGCGATTTAGAGCATGTTACTTTAGCAGAAGATAATGACGTAATGATAATATCTCCCTCTACGGCTAATACCATAGTTAAAATAGCTTATGGAATAGCTGATACGCCAATAACTGTAACAGCGTTAAACTTCATCGGGATGAAGAAATCCTTAATCGTAGTCCCTTCTATGCATCTGCAAATGTATATATCTCCACAAGTCGTCAGTGCAATAGATAGGCTAAAAGGAATGGGAGTAGAAATAATTGAACCGGATATAGTAGGGGACATAGCACATTATCCAGAATTGGAATATTTAACATACAGAATAACATCATACATATTAAGAGGAAGAGACCTAGCTGGTCTCAACATATTGGTTACTGCGGGACCGACAAGGGAATATCTTGATACTGTCAGATTTATTTCTAATCCTAGCAGTGGAACAATGGGAATATCTATTGCAAATGAAGCTTATTTTAGAGGTGCTAATGTTAAGTTAGTCTCTGGTCCCATAAGCTCTAGATTAAGGCCATACGTTAAAGACATATCACATGTAGAATCTACAGAAGAAATGTTAAATGAAGTAACTAAGAATCTAGAAAAAGCTAAGTACGATGCTGTAATTCTCGCTGGTGCGCCTGCTGATTATAAGTTTAGTACTAAGTCAAATACAAAAATAGATAGTCATACGGAAATACCTAAGGTAGAATTAGAAAGAACTCCCAAAATTAGTGAGCATATTAAAAAATATGGAGTCTTCTTAGTAGGTTTCTCTGCAGAAACTGTAAATTCAGATGAGGAGTTGATTGAGAAGGCAAAGATTAAGATGAAAAGGCATGGTTTTGACTTAATTGTTGCTAATAACGTTAGAAGAAAAGATATAGGCTTCTCATCTGACTACAATGAAGTTATTGTAATAGACAAAATAGGGAATGTAAGGAAAATAGAAAAAAATTTCAAAACAGTTGTTGCTAGAAGGATACTAGACATAGTAAGGGAAGAACTAAGAAGATAA
- the rimI gene encoding ribosomal protein S18-alanine N-acetyltransferase, translated as MEIAEKTEGKDFVIRNARMDDIDQIIKINRATLPENYPYYFFVEHLKEYGLAFFVAVVENKVVGYIMPRIEWGFSNLKQLPALVRKGHVVSIAVLEEYRRKGIATSLLEHSMRSMKNDYNAEEVYLEVRVSNYAAISLYEKLGFKKVKVLKNYYADGEDAYLMARSL; from the coding sequence ATGGAAATCGCTGAAAAGACTGAAGGAAAAGATTTTGTTATAAGGAATGCAAGAATGGACGATATAGATCAGATAATAAAAATAAATAGAGCAACACTACCTGAAAATTATCCATATTATTTCTTTGTAGAACATCTAAAGGAATATGGCTTAGCCTTCTTCGTAGCCGTAGTTGAGAACAAGGTAGTAGGATATATTATGCCCAGAATAGAATGGGGATTTAGTAATCTGAAGCAATTGCCTGCGCTGGTTAGGAAAGGCCATGTGGTTTCCATAGCAGTATTAGAGGAATATAGAAGAAAGGGAATAGCCACGTCTTTATTAGAACATTCAATGAGAAGTATGAAGAACGATTATAATGCTGAGGAAGTTTATCTTGAGGTAAGAGTTAGTAATTATGCTGCAATAAGCTTATATGAGAAACTTGGATTCAAAAAGGTTAAAGTTCTAAAGAATTATTACGCCGACGGAGAAGACGCTTACCTTATGGCTAGATCTTTATAA
- a CDS encoding triphosphoribosyl-dephospho-CoA synthase, giving the protein MLEDTLNLCNEIAYILAQASLVESYVFKPGNASRFQDLANVKYIDLVRSATLSSQYYRELCVRRVKGIKRIYDTLYDLVIRARRLGFEYQLFGTYMLLAPIAYESIAVKDVFSLKRGVGYVLKRLGTDEAGWFIKALRELSLTYLGKLSSMDYREIENIDFFKLMEFSSKYDILALNITNEYFITFEAYKIIKERKCGFENDIQRAFIRILSEYPDTLIFKKYGASVALKVSKFARMISDCPSSHELNLLNEYLVENRFNPGSTADLIASALGIYYLDEWYKKNNFDSRFSM; this is encoded by the coding sequence ATGTTAGAGGATACGTTAAACCTTTGTAATGAAATTGCTTATATTCTGGCTCAAGCCTCATTGGTTGAATCGTATGTTTTTAAACCAGGCAATGCCAGTAGGTTCCAAGATCTTGCTAACGTAAAATACATTGATCTTGTAAGAAGTGCTACATTATCAAGCCAATATTATAGAGAGCTGTGCGTGAGAAGGGTTAAAGGGATAAAGAGGATATATGATACATTATACGACTTAGTAATCAGAGCTAGAAGGCTTGGATTTGAGTATCAACTCTTTGGTACCTATATGTTGTTGGCACCAATTGCGTATGAATCAATTGCAGTAAAAGATGTCTTTAGCTTAAAAAGAGGAGTAGGCTATGTTCTAAAACGCTTAGGAACTGATGAAGCTGGGTGGTTTATTAAAGCCTTAAGGGAACTAAGTTTAACTTATCTAGGTAAGTTAAGTTCAATGGATTATAGGGAAATAGAAAATATAGATTTTTTTAAACTTATGGAATTTTCATCTAAATATGATATTTTAGCATTAAATATTACAAATGAATACTTCATAACTTTTGAAGCGTATAAGATTATAAAAGAGAGAAAATGTGGATTTGAAAATGATATTCAAAGGGCTTTTATACGCATTCTTTCAGAATACCCAGATACGTTAATATTCAAAAAATATGGTGCTTCTGTTGCACTTAAGGTATCGAAGTTTGCTCGAATGATTTCCGATTGTCCATCTTCTCATGAGTTAAATCTGCTTAATGAATATTTGGTTGAAAATAGGTTTAATCCAGGATCAACAGCTGATCTTATAGCCTCAGCATTAGGTATATATTATCTAGATGAGTGGTATAAGAAAAATAACTTTGATAGCAGGTTTTCAATGTGA
- a CDS encoding nucleotidyltransferase domain-containing protein — MGRGYFLDRDIIIDKENNVYTVLTNYNPPGYIFAYLKYIYTGKGIWNGYERVLKRYGIHNLIKVKQKFNFESCYDASFPIVNLSNIVKHLKPEEKLQEILSRSINDEILYRLIEIVEKYIRVDKVGVTGSILLNSYHKDSDIDLIIYGCKKTLDFMETFTGFEKDYEWIYEANENYGIDFADILYDNRRRGVYKGKRVSILFVDDRPWKYCSDVCKKVGRIKFRATISGTCEALFYPSIANVISNNIYNVNKVVSYEGIFSSALFGEREVEIEGMLMKCQNENVVIIGDIDVRGYVKPL, encoded by the coding sequence GTGGGAAGAGGTTATTTCTTGGATAGGGACATTATAATTGATAAGGAGAATAATGTATATACAGTATTAACAAATTATAATCCTCCTGGTTATATATTTGCCTATCTCAAGTATATTTATACTGGTAAGGGAATTTGGAATGGATATGAAAGGGTATTGAAAAGATATGGAATACATAATCTTATTAAAGTTAAACAAAAATTCAATTTTGAAAGTTGTTATGATGCTTCCTTTCCCATAGTCAACCTTTCCAATATCGTTAAACATTTGAAACCCGAAGAGAAGCTACAAGAAATATTAAGCAGAAGTATAAATGACGAGATTTTATATAGGCTTATAGAGATTGTTGAAAAATATATACGAGTCGATAAGGTAGGCGTAACTGGATCTATCTTGTTGAATAGTTATCATAAAGATTCAGACATCGATCTAATAATATATGGGTGTAAAAAGACCTTAGACTTCATGGAGACATTTACGGGATTTGAGAAGGATTACGAATGGATATATGAAGCTAACGAAAATTATGGAATAGATTTTGCAGATATATTATACGATAATAGAAGACGTGGAGTTTATAAAGGTAAAAGGGTGTCAATTCTTTTTGTTGATGATAGACCCTGGAAATATTGTAGCGATGTATGCAAAAAGGTAGGCAGGATTAAATTTAGAGCTACGATTTCGGGTACTTGTGAGGCTTTATTTTATCCATCTATTGCAAATGTTATAAGTAATAATATTTATAATGTTAATAAGGTAGTAAGCTATGAGGGCATTTTCTCTTCTGCTTTATTTGGAGAGAGAGAAGTTGAAATTGAAGGCATGTTAATGAAATGCCAGAATGAGAATGTTGTAATTATTGGGGATATTGATGTTAGAGGATACGTTAAACCTTTGTAA
- a CDS encoding DUF1464 family protein: MIYAGIDPGSETYAFAFVDELGNLINYFEIPTDLIEKNSIVLAKLIANYRPMSIALPSGHGLPFYNIRNIGGKEIFLLTLKDPNSHGPLRDFLLASRQYLSSYNSFTVPSVIELESVPTEKKIDVIDKGTADKVASAFFYRVFLKVDDFILIEMGRKFSAIIVVIKGKIIDGYGGTYLNGLDGEVAYLLSKYSGINKSTIYNINRNLDLIRIIAEWYSQKYHLPIIVSGYNKNSLDFGEKYDFKFKESAVGSAFIANAYFGGNLRYYLDMLESSGTPISYVRLREWEEVISWIGTL; the protein is encoded by the coding sequence ATGATTTATGCAGGTATTGATCCTGGAAGTGAAACTTATGCTTTTGCATTTGTTGATGAGCTAGGAAATTTGATTAACTATTTTGAAATACCTACGGATTTGATTGAGAAGAATTCCATAGTTTTAGCTAAATTGATTGCAAATTATCGCCCTATGTCAATCGCTTTACCTTCTGGTCACGGTTTACCTTTTTATAATATAAGAAATATAGGTGGGAAAGAAATTTTTTTGCTTACACTGAAAGATCCTAATTCTCATGGTCCCTTAAGAGATTTTTTATTGGCATCTAGGCAGTATTTAAGCTCTTATAACTCTTTCACCGTGCCATCTGTTATTGAATTAGAGAGTGTGCCAACTGAAAAGAAAATTGACGTGATAGATAAAGGGACTGCAGACAAAGTAGCCTCAGCGTTTTTTTATAGAGTTTTTCTGAAGGTTGATGATTTCATTTTAATTGAAATGGGTAGAAAATTTTCCGCAATTATAGTTGTAATTAAAGGTAAAATAATAGATGGATATGGTGGTACCTATTTGAATGGCCTAGATGGAGAAGTTGCGTATCTTCTTAGTAAGTATTCTGGCATTAATAAATCAACAATTTATAACATTAATAGGAATTTAGATCTTATAAGAATAATTGCTGAATGGTATAGTCAAAAATATCACTTACCTATAATCGTATCTGGCTATAATAAGAACTCCTTAGACTTTGGCGAGAAGTATGACTTTAAATTTAAAGAGTCTGCTGTTGGTTCAGCTTTTATAGCTAATGCTTATTTTGGGGGTAATCTGCGTTATTACTTAGATATGTTAGAAAGCAGTGGAACTCCAATTTCATACGTGAGGCTGAGAGAGTGGGAAGAGGTTATTTCTTGGATAGGGACATTATAA